In Nycticebus coucang isolate mNycCou1 chromosome 9, mNycCou1.pri, whole genome shotgun sequence, the following are encoded in one genomic region:
- the LOC128594793 gene encoding sorting nexin-12-like, which yields MWDMAVADTRRLNLKPQDLTDAYGLPSNFLETVIVGRLSSTTYEVVMRTNLPVFRLKESCVRQCSSDFEWLKNELERDSKTVVPPLPGKALKWRLPFQGDEGIFEESFIEERRQGLEQFINKIAGPPLAQNERGLHKFLQETAIDRNYIPGKVPVGAPLTTFGCPSLGLIDCLTLCSLVPDDTMGAFY from the exons ATGTGGGACATGGCAGTCGCTGACACTCGGCGCCTTAACTTGAAGCCTCAGGACCTGACGGACGCTTACGGGCTGCCAAGTAACTTCCTGGAGACGGTGATTGTGGGCCGCCTGAGCTCCACCACCTATGAGGTTGTCATGCGGACAAACCTACCTGTCTTCAGGCTGAAGGAGTCCTGTGTTAGGCAGTGTTCCAGTGACTTTGAGTGGCTGAAAAATGAGCTGGAGCGAGACAGTAAGACTGTAGTACCACCTCTGCCAGGGAAAGCCTTGAAGTGGCGGCTCCCTTTCCAAGGAGATGAAGGGATCTTTGAAGAATCTTTCATTGAAGAAAGGAGGCAGGGCCTTGAACAATTTATTAACAAAATTGCTGGGCCCCCACTGGCTCAGAACGAACGCGGCCTACACAAGTTCCTGCAGGAGACGGCAATTGACAGGAACTACATCCCTGGGAAGGTGCCAGTAGGAGCCCCTCTAACCACCT TTGGCTGCCCATCCCTTGGCCTGATAGACTGTCTGACATTGTGCTCCTTGGTACCTGATGACACCATGGGGGCATTCTACTAG